The proteins below are encoded in one region of bacterium:
- the tgt gene encoding tRNA guanosine(34) transglycosylase Tgt produces MFRFEVVHTDSATGARAGLLHTPHGPVETPAFMPVGTHGTVRGLTPEEVRGAGAQIVLANTFHLMLRPGIDLIERAGGLHRFMHWDGPILTDSGGYQVFSLAHLRRVSDEGVTFRSPVEGREIHLTPESVVDLEGRLGADIIMPLDVCLGYPAPPSAVEEAERRTAVWARRSRDAHRRPDQALFGIVQGGFDAGSRRRAADEIAGLEFAGYAIGGLSVGEPRTMTYDLLAAVTGRLPSDLPRYLMGVGVPPSSVEAVRRGVDMFDCVLPTRVGRTGVALTADGRLQLHNAAHAADLTPLEDGCPCPACRGYTRAYLRHLFKAGEMLGPRLVSLHNIAFMARLVAAMRDSILEDRFAAWSEAALARYKTAW; encoded by the coding sequence ATGTTCCGGTTCGAGGTCGTGCACACCGATTCCGCGACGGGCGCGCGCGCCGGCCTGCTCCACACGCCGCACGGTCCCGTCGAGACCCCGGCCTTCATGCCGGTCGGCACGCACGGCACGGTCCGCGGCCTCACGCCCGAAGAAGTCCGCGGCGCCGGGGCGCAGATCGTGCTCGCGAACACTTTCCATTTGATGCTGCGGCCGGGGATCGACCTGATCGAGCGGGCCGGCGGCCTGCACCGGTTCATGCATTGGGACGGGCCGATCCTTACGGACAGCGGCGGCTACCAGGTGTTCAGCCTCGCCCATCTGCGCCGGGTCTCCGACGAAGGCGTGACGTTCCGGTCTCCCGTCGAAGGGCGCGAGATCCACCTAACGCCGGAGAGCGTGGTCGATCTGGAGGGACGGCTGGGCGCGGACATCATCATGCCGCTCGACGTCTGCCTCGGCTACCCGGCGCCCCCCTCCGCCGTAGAGGAGGCCGAACGCCGGACCGCCGTATGGGCCCGCCGGTCTCGGGACGCCCACCGGCGGCCCGATCAGGCGCTGTTCGGGATCGTCCAGGGCGGGTTCGACGCGGGATCGCGCCGCCGCGCGGCGGACGAGATCGCCGGCCTCGAGTTCGCCGGCTACGCGATCGGTGGACTGTCGGTCGGCGAGCCGCGCACGATGACGTATGACCTGCTGGCCGCGGTGACGGGGCGGCTCCCCTCGGATCTGCCCCGGTACCTGATGGGGGTCGGCGTGCCGCCGAGCAGCGTCGAAGCGGTGCGGCGCGGGGTCGATATGTTCGACTGCGTGCTTCCGACGCGCGTCGGGCGGACGGGCGTCGCCCTCACCGCGGACGGACGCCTGCAGCTGCACAACGCGGCGCACGCGGCCGATCTCACGCCGCTCGAGGACGGCTGCCCGTGCCCGGCGTGCCGCGGGTACACGCGCGCGTACCTTCGCCATCTGTTCAAGGCCGGGGAGATGCTCGGGCCGCGCCTAGTGAGCCTTCACAACATCGCGTTCATGGCGCGTCTCGTCGCGGCAATGCGCGACTCGATTCTCGAAGACCGGTTCGCGGCGTGGAGCGAGGCGGCGCTCGCCCGCTATAAGACCGCATGGTAG